One genomic region from Salvelinus fontinalis isolate EN_2023a chromosome 18, ASM2944872v1, whole genome shotgun sequence encodes:
- the LOC129815550 gene encoding RNA-binding protein 15-like: MKGKDRSPVKKRSRILDDIRERGGSHPTSNVKKMGSFSAGDNNGNGSVKSGVSVRRSLPSEKRDSRDVYCHVSSRTESNHGYANTTGSSSKLHISLALDPTTRSNSRGELRPLPSNESEYKTLKIGELGSQLSDEEIEDGLFHEFKKFGDVSVKISRVNDERVAFVDFRRPENAKAAKHARGKLVLYDRPLKIEAVCTNRRRSRSPIEKDPYVGVAGHRHLHVQRSISPTGLGYRDFRLQQLALGRLPPPPSPPPLSRELEREMEFSIYEARARPPFIPDCAAFHEEDLLSPENDQRANRTLFLGNLNISVKENDLRRAFNRFGVITEVDIKRTSARGQNCTYGFLKFENLDMAHRAKITMSGKVVCHNPIKIGYGKATPTSRLWVGGLGHWVPLAALAREFDRFGTIRSIDYRKGDMWAYIQYESLDASQAACSHMHGFPLGGPERRLRVDFADTELRYQQHYLQPHFDLVADSFVHRPTPEAIRVRERSPPPTLCFRERELYTADWAGLVVRERVRGAAFEPPEHLERRSQEPWSLERELQSRDQVRKRHLLEDGRRPDRSPDSSKHVRRCHGTSMERSPGGSCQDGVRYSPPHSDRPSPGGEQRSSLDHGPRDKRLRTLSPAEPEQDRKCKASDSCKRPVKREDRSDHLSSSRSSLQSEQEAGGQKLCQAWQGVLLLKNSSFPTSMHLLEGDLAVAAGLLVEGSTGSQVSQLKITQRLRLDQPKLDEVSRRIKTAGPSGYSILLAVPGSSEEGLQDVGSSTERPLKNLVSYLKQKQAAGVISLPVGGSRDKDGTGVLHAFPPCDFSQHFLDASAKALAKTEEDYLVMVIVRGAS, translated from the coding sequence ATGAAAGGCAAAGATAGGTCGCCCGTGAAAAAGCGCTCGCGTATTCTGGACGATATCCGAGAACGGGGAGGAAGTCACCCAACAAGTAACGTTAAGAAAATGGGATCTTTCTCTGCAGGTGACAACAACGGGAATGGTTCTGTCAAAAGTGGTGTTTCGGTAAGACGGAGTTTACCATCTGAAAAGAGAGACAGTCGAGATGTATACTGCCATGTGTCCAGTCGAACTGAGAGTAACCACGGATATGCTAACACAACTGGTTCGAGTAGCAAGTTACACATTAGCCTTGCTCTGGACCCTACCACAAGGAGCAATTCTCGCGGGGAACTGCGGCCTCTTCCGAGCAACGAAAGTGAGTACAAGACTCTAAAAATTGGCGAACTGGGTTCTCAGTTAAGCGACGAAGAAATTGAAGATGGATTATTTCACGAATTTAAGAAATTTGGGGACGTGAGTGTCAAAATAAGCCGAGTTAACGACGAAAGGGTGGCATTTGTGGATTTCAGAAGGCCGGAAAACGCCAAGGCGGCCAAGCACGCACGCGGCAAGTTGGTGCTCTATGATCGCCCTCTAAAGATTGAGGCGGTGTGCACGAACCGGCGTAGGAGCCGCTCACCCATCGAAAAAGATCCATATGTGGGAGTTGCAGGGCACAGACATTTGCATGTCCAAAGATCAATTTCACCAACGGGGCTAGGATATAGAGACTTCAGACTGCAGCAGTTAGCCCTGGGtcgtctcccccctcctccctcccccccacccctctctagaGAACTGGAAAGAGAGATGGAATTTTCGATCTATGAAGCCAGGGCCCGGCCACCCTTCATCCCTGACTGTGCAGCTTTCCACGAGGAGGACCTCTTATCACCTGAAAATGATCAGCGGGCCAACAGGACGTTGTTTCTTGGCAATCTCAACATCTCAGTGAAAGAGAATGACTTGAGAAGGGCGTTTAACAGGTTTGGGGTGATCACAGAGGTGGACATCAAGCGGACATCCGCTCGCGGACAGAACTGCACTTATGGATTTCTAAAGTTTGAGAACCTGGACATGGCTCACCGTGCTAAGATCACCATGTCAGGCAAAGTGGTGTGTCACAACCCTATCAAAATTGGCTATGGCAAAGCGACCCCCACATCCAGGCTGTGGGTGGGGGGTCTTGGACACTGGGTCCCCCTTGCTGCCCTGGCCAGGGAGTTTGACCGCTTTGGCACCATCAGGTCTATAGACTACAGGAAGGGGGACATGTGGGCCTACATTCAGTATGAAAGCCTGGATGCTTCCCAGGCCGCCTGCTCCCACATGCATGGCTTCCCTCTGGGTGGTCCTGAGAGGAGACTTAGGGTGGACTTTGCCGACACAGAGCTCCGCTACCAGCAACATTACCTGCAGCCTCACTTTGACCTAGTGGCAGACTCCTTTGTCCACCGGCCAACCCCCGAGGCcatcagggtcagagagaggagtCCTCCACCCACACTCTGCTTCAGAGAAAGGGAACTGTACACTGCTGACTGGGCTGGCCTAGTGGTCCGAGAGCGGGTGAGAGGGGCAGCCTTTGAGCCCCCGGAGCACCTAGAAAGGCGTTCACAGGAACCCTGGTCTCTGGAGCGGGAGCTGCAGAGCCGAGACCAGGTCCGAAAACGACACCTCTTGGAGGACGGGCGTCGCCCTGACCGCTCACCGGACAGCAGCAAACATGTGCGTCGTTGCCACGGCACCTCTATGGAGCGGAGCCCTGGTGGCAGCTGCCAGGACGGGGTGCGCTACAGCCCTCCACACTCTGACAGACCCTCCCCCGGCGGAGAGCAGCGGAGCAGCCTGGACCATGGCCCCAGGGACAAGAGACTGCGGACGCTCAGCCCAGCAGAGCCAGAACAGGACCGCAAATGCAAAGCCAGTGACTCCTGTAAGAGACCTGTAAAGAGGGAGGACCGCTCtgaccacctctcctcctccaggtctAGCCTGCAGTCCGAGCAAGAGGCCGGGGGGCAGAAGCTCTGCCAGGCCTGGCAGGGCGTGCTCCTGCTGAAGAACAGCAGCTTCCCCACCTCCATGCATCTGCTGGAGGGGGACCTAGCTGTGGCAGCCGGACTACTGGTGGAGGGTTCCACTGGTAGCCAGGTGTCCCAGCTGAAGATCACCCAACGCCTGCGTCTGGACCAGCCCAAGCTGGACGAGGTGTCCCGTCGCATCAAAACTGCTGGCCCCAGCGGCTACTCTATCCTTCTAGCTGTGCCAGGGAGCTCCGAGGAGGGTCTTCAGGACGTGGGGAGCTCCACCGAGAGGCCTCTGAAGAACCTGGTCTCCTACCTGAAGCAGAAGCAAGCGGCCGGCGTCATCAGTCTGCCCGTGGGCGGCAGCCGTGACAAGGACGGCACAGGAGTTCTTCACGCTTTCCCCCCCTGTGATTTTTCACAGCATTTCTTGGATGCCTCAGCTAAAGCCCTTGCCAAAACCGAAGAAGACTACCTGGTTATGGTCATTGTCAGAGGAGCGTCATAA